The genomic interval GTTGTCACAGTAGATGCTAGTAGGCTGTATAGAAATTTATCTAAATTAGTTGAATTTGAAAATAAATATAAGGTTTGTTATATTTCAGATGATTCACCTATGATTCATAGCCTTATCGATGTTCTTGAAAAAGAACGAAATAGAGTTCAATAAATAATAAACCCCCGGAGCCTTTAAATATTGGGCTCCGGGGGTTTTATTTTATATTTCAACTTATTATTCTATACTGACATTCAGAATCAAGTATGTATCTTCCATCCATTAATTTTATTCGAGTTACAAAAGGAGGTTCTGTATCATCCTGAACAATAGTTCCAGCAGTTACTATTGTTCTATCATAGTTAAAGCATACTTCAACCTTCTTCCCAATATTGCTTTCTTTTTGTACTCGAGAATAGTCCGGTCTTGTTTTTGTCGAAATTCGATCGACTTTGCCGCTACAAAATGGACAGTATTTAAAATCAATGTTCTTATCCCCGTCATGAGGAATTATTTCTCCAACTTTAACATTCGTAATGCAGCCAATACATAGATTTTTCTTGCATTTTTTACAACTATATATTTGTTCCACACCTTTTTCCTCATCTTTGCAGCAATTACACAAATATTTTTTATCAGCCGCGTCTACTCCCAAATAAATCATCCTTTACTATATATTTTATAAATTAGTTTTTTAGTCAAAAGGAAACAAATTCCTGCAATAGAAAAAGCACCTCGAAGAGTGCTTTTTAGGATGTCGAATCATTTTTATTGTCATCACCCTTTTCCTTAAAAGATGATGCAATTCTAGTCACAATACCAATACAAGTACCAAAAGTAGAAACTATAGCTGTAAACGTACAGGTTAGCAAGATGTTTACCATTAAATGAAAATCTTTGATCATTTTCATTTTTTCATCAGCATCATTAGAAACATCTACAGCAGCATAGTAAGATATCCAAAAACTAGAGATTACTAAAAACAAAATAGATACAATTAAAAGCACTAAATTTATTTCTAGGTTTTTTAAAACTAATCTAAATTTTACATCACGATAATTATATTTTTTATCTAAATAAAAGATAATTACAACACAAGCAAAAAAGATAGCTATACAACCCATATTTATACTAATAATATTAGATAAATTATTATAAATCGTTTTTCGGAAAAACTCTTCTTTTTTCATGAAATCATTTGATACCACTGTAAACAATATCCCTAAAAAAAGTTCGCCACCAAATATTGCAAAGCTTTCATTTTTTTTAGTAAAGCATATTACTTTTTTTATAAATATTTTTACAGGAAAGCATAGTACCCAAGATAATATCTTAATATCGTTAATAAAATTTTTAACTTTCAATAAAAAAGCTATCATTTTTACCTCTTCTCTATAAAGATTCAGAACTATTAAATTTTAATTCCATTTAGTATAATTCCCTATATGTATTAGATTTCCTGCCAAATTAATACATAGATATATATATAGCAACTACTGTATTCTTGAGAAATAAAAAAACCCTAAGAAAAACTTAGGGTTTTTATCATTATTTATCCATGAACCAACGCCCATCATCGCAAAACAAATAAACCGCCTTACCACAAATTTTGCATGTATATCTGGTGCCTTGTCCCCCGCATTTTAGCGATGCAGCCTGGCGTATATCTAATATTTTATCAACACTCAAATTTCGTCCATCCCAATCAATTGCCACCGGACGAATTGCTCCATCAGGATAATGCTCCGCAATTACTTTGATAAACTTCTTTTCCATACTTTCTCCACCTATCTAAAGAATGAGATTGGATGAATCACATGATCGTCCTTGGGGTTAAAACTCGATAGCAATTTATCACTCAGCATTGCAGCTCTACAAATAGATCCATTTCCAAATCGTCTGCGTATTACATCAACTACCTTATCTAATTTTTCATGCTTCTCTTTTGCTATATCAAATAAATCTATTTGCATATGCTCGGTTTCAGTGACTAAATTCGCCCCTCGAACAGCTAAACTCCGAATTGGTTTATACCAAGTATAGTTTTTATTAAATAGTTCTATCGCTTTACTTGCTATATCATTCGACGTATAAGTTGGTTCACTTAGTTTGCTTTGCCTGTCAAATGAATATAATTCCTTGTCTCTTACTGAAATAGCAACTGTTGTACATTTTAATCCATGCTGACGCAATCTTGCAGCAACACTTTCAGAAAGTATATAAATAATTATCTTTACATCATTAATGTTGAGTAAATCACGCACTGTTGTTGTACTATTCCCAATTGACTTAATAATGCTTTCTTCTCCTACTTTACGTACATGGGTATAATCAAATCCATTCGCAAAACTCCAAAGTGTCTCGCCCCATACACCTAATAATAGCTTTAAGTCATGAAGATTTTTATTGGCCAAGTCTCCAATTGTATTAACATTACGACTGTATAATTTGTTTTGTGTTGATCTGCCTACATATAATAATTCACGTACGTTTAAGGGCCATACAATTTCCTTAAAATTTTCTTCTGCAATTACAGTTACAGCATCTGGCTTTTTCATGTCACTTCCTAATTTCGCAAAAATTTTATTAAAAGAAACTCCTATAGATACTGTTAAGCCTAATTCGTTTTTCATTCTTTGACGTATCATATTTGCGATACTCTCACCATCACCAAATATTTTTGCAGAACTCGTTACATCAAGCCACGCTTCGTCTATACCAAACGGTTCGATCTGATCGGTATACGTTGCATATATTTCACGCGCCATCCGTGAAAATCGAAGATACTTTTTAAAATCCGGCGGTATAATTACCAAATTCTTAGCCTTTTGTTTTGCTTGCCAAATTGCTTCTCCAGTTTGAATACCTAGCTGTTTTGCAGGATAGTTTTTTGCCAATACTATTCCGTGCCTAGCTTCCACATCTCCACACACAGCTACAGGAATACTTTTAAGTTCAGGTCTATACAAACATTCGACACTTGCATAGAAATTATTTAAATCGACATGCAAAATTGTACGAAACATTGTTTATAACAGCTCCTTTAAACCGAACATATGTTTTATAATAATTCTATTATATAAAATAAACAACTGTTTTATTCTGGATAAAATACATATTACTCTTGTATAATAGCGTTAAAGGAGTTGTTATAAGCAATGTGCGGCAGATATGTAATTTTTACCGATCAGGAAAACAAAGAAATTATGGAAATCATTCGGCAAGTGAATGAGAAACATCATGGTATTAAATTAGGTGAAATATATCCAACCAACGTGGCTCCTGTTATATTAAAAGATGATGTTACTGCATATAAATGGGGGTTTCCTAACTTTGCGAAAAAAGGCGTAATAATCAACGCCCGATCAGAAACAGTAGAAGATAAACGCATGTTTAAAACTGCCTTTCATGAAAGAAGATGTGTCATTCCATCGACTGGTTTTTATGAATGGCAAGGAAAAGAAAAGTATCATTTTACTTTGCCAAATAGTCCGATCGTCTACATGGCTGGAATATATACTGAATTTGCAGATGAAAATTGCTTTGTTATTTTGACAACGAAGGCAAATCAATCCATGGAAGAAATACATGATAGAATGCCGTTGATTCTGGAACAAGATATGATTGAGGACTGGATAAATAATGATAGTGCTGCGATGCATATACTTCATCATGAACCGCCAGCGCTTCGACATAAACTTGCTGACCAGATAAATATGCCATTATTCTAAACAATTCTGCAAAAAGAAAAGGCGGCAAACAAGTATATTTTTGTACTTGTTTGCCGCCTTTTGATTTACTTAATTAAAATTAATTTCTATATGAGTCTTTTCTTATTTTTCTAAATCCATATTTTCTACACTCCACATAAAAAATTAAGATTAGTTGATTATTATTTTTCTATTTCTTTTACATCAATAACATAATTACTATTCGGCAAATATTCAACATGATAATATTTTTGCCTATTTTCTTTTTCTCTCATTATAGATTCATGAAAAAATTCGACTTCTTTCCCACCAATATCCGCGTGTACTGTACACGATTTGTAAGGCTGCCATACTTTTTTTGGTTGTCCTTCAACTGTCTCATATTTGCTCATCAATAAATTAGGTATGTCCATAAACATAGATCCGAATAAATTTATGTAAATCAAAATTAATAGTACTATTACAAATAGGTTAGTACCCCATTTACCATCAGTATCATATTCTTGTTTACAGAAAAAAAGTATACAAACTATTACTAATAAACCCATAATGAGTTGAAACCAGAAGAAAAATATATAAATTTGCTTGGGACTAGGTAACGATTTGATTAACCAACTAAGCCCCAAAAGCATTAAAACTCCAGTCGCTATTATCAAAATAAAACAAAATAAATATTGAAAATTTCTACCTAAATTTCGCTGATTAGACCTTATTATCCTCACAAAATACCCCCACCTGAATTATTATATATAATAATTCAGCATATACAAAAAAACTAGAAATATTATATCATACCTTAGACTATAATCAGTAAATTTTTACTATTCCAAATGAAAAAGCGGAATCTAAGTACGAGATTGTACCTAGATTCTACTTTTTTGATTATAAAATTTCAATTACCTCAAAGCTAATGATCTTTTCAAAGAACAAATATTCTTTACTGTTTTGTGATCCGACGGCTTTATCAAATACATAATATGCCTCTCCTGTATCAACAGTACGATCGCACCAAGTAATAAAGGCTTCTACCTCAGAAATACTTAATTCGTACTCACGTTCACTGGAATCGTTCATTGTGATACGCAATAAACAATTCTTTTTAACTGGTTTAGGATCGAAATCTCCTGTCCATCGAGCAATTTTTGAAATACGAAACTCATCAATAAAACCGTTGAATCCATAAGGTGCTCTTTTATAAACTTTCCCTAAAGATACAATATTATTGTTAAGATAAAAACTATCATTACTTGTAATTTGACCCGAGAGAATACCATTCTTAAATCCATAAAATTTATTACCATTTCTAACTAAAGCAAAATGATTCCAAGTATTTAAATCTATTGTTCCTAATAAAAACGCATCCATAACATTCCACGATGCTCCGTTTGAGGATATGTAACAAACGTTTTTATTATCATTAGTAGAAAACGTATTTCCATGTCCTACAATAATTGATTGATAATCAACATCACCAATGCTAAACACTGTTGGATATCCAGATAAATTTGTTCTATATTCCCACCAATCAATAGTAAAATATCCAGAGTTAAAATCAAAATCAGAAAGATTAGAAATAGCTAAATTACTACTCCCATCCAAATATAAACTTTTCCCTCCAAATTTACTCTGTTCAGAAGAAACTATTGGATTTCCATTGGTCGTCCAAACCTTTCCTGTTTCATCTTTAAAACCATCATCAAAATGTAATAAAGATACTGTGTATTCATCTAATTTATACATGTAATATTCCCTCCAAAATTTAATATTTTTATTAAATGGTTTATTTAAGTTCAAGCACTTTAAAACTAATGATTTTTTCAAAAATCAAATATTCCATACTTTCATCAACTACATCAGTAAATTTGTAACAGTTATCACCCGCTCTGCCAGCTCCATTGATCCACTGAATGAATTTATCAACTTCAGTATGCGTTACTTTGTATTCTCGTTCACTAGAATCGTTCATTGTAATACGTAGTAATACTTGGTTTGTTTTAATATCTGGATTGTAGGGTAAAAGTTCTCCTGTTTCATCAATGTCAATTGCATCAAAATCCCAATTACCACTCAATAAATTAGAATAGCTTATTTTTACACTATGTTCTTTATTTTCCAAATCAATTTTTTCAAAACACACTCTTTGAAAATCCTGCTGAATTGTACCATACTCCGAAAATGTATACGCCACATCATCTATATAAATATTTATGTCTGATGGTTTATTACTATATCGATTAGCTATCACACGCAACATGGTTCCCTTAAAATTAAATGATACCATTGCAAATTCACTAGTCGCAAATAAAAGGCTTTTATTATACGCTGCTACATAAATATCACTTGTTTTTTCATCGTACCTAGTCCACGTTCCTGTATAAGTAAAATTTGTATCAGTATCATCATATCGTTTCCACCCTTTCTCTGGCGCTGTTAATCTATCTCCTACTGTTGTCATTTTACATTCCTCCATAAATAATTTATTTTGAAAACCAACATAACTACCGAACCTCATATTTTCACTGGACTGTCAACAGTTTTTTAGACAACTTTTTTAAGGGTATTTATTCTATACTTCACCGGTGTTAGATATCCTAGTGAAGAATGAATCCTATGATTGTTGAACCAATTTACATAATCAGCTAACTCAATCTGCAGATGGTTTAAGCTGTGAAAAGTCTGGTTCCTGATAAATTCTGTTTTGATTATTTTAAATGTTGCTTCTGCCACTGCATTATCATAAGGACACCCTTTATGACTGAGAGAACGCTGAATTTCAAATGCTTCCAAGATTTCTTCAATGGTCCGATTTTTAAATTCGTTGCCACGGTCCGTGTGAAATATCTGGATATCTTTCAGATTTCCCCTTACAGTCTGAAATGCCTGTTTTACAAGGTCTGCTGTTTTATTACGTCCGGCACTGTAACCAATTATTTCTCTATTAAAGAGGTCAATAAGCACACAAATGTAGTTCCAGCTCATGCCGACTCTGACATATGTTAAATCGCTTACAATAGCATTTCTATATGGTTGTTCACTGAACTGGCGGTCAACAACATTTTTGGTTTTTGATTCATTACAAGTATCCTTTTGAGGACGGAACTGGGCAGTCGTATAACTTGAAATCAGTCCTTCCTGCCTCATGATTCTGCCGATGCGGCGGCGTGAAGCAATGATATTTCTATCTTTTAAATCTGATTTTATTTTTCGGGTTCCATAATTATTTCGGCTTGCTTTAAATATATCAACAATATTTGCCACCAGCTTAGATTCATCTGGATTTGCTTTTGCCTCATAATAATAGGTGCTTCTTGGAATTTGTAGGACTTTACACATTGCTGATACAGAGTATTTGTGGATATTGGCTTTAATCACATTTACTTTCGTCCTAAGATCAGCGCTGCTTGCTTTAAAATATCATTCTCCATTTCAAGATATTTGTTCCGTTTGCGAAGCTCAATCAGTTCTATCTGTTCAGTTGTAAGATTATCTTTCTCCTTGAAAGAGCCACTATTGTTAGCTTGCTGAATCCATTTGTCAAGCAAGGACGATGCGATATCATATTCACGAATAATGTCACACTTACGTTTTCCGTTATTATATAATTGTACAACTTGTTTTTTGAATTCGTCCGTATAGCTACGACGAGGGCGTTTTTCAACAGTCATGGGCCTAGCTCCTTTTGTTTTATTATTTTATTTTACATGCCCTTATAATAACTGTCCAATTAATTGTAGCCTATCCACACTCTTGTTTGTCCTGTATATTGGCTCTCACCTATATACATTCTTTTAACGTCTATTTTTAAACACATAAAATAAAAAAAATCCGTCATCGATACATTTTGCTGTATCAATGGCGGATTTTTATCATTTCAATATTCCATATATTGCAGCAATCGCGAATAAATTTCGTTGCCACGTTAATTTTGTAATCTTACTTTTTTCCTCTTTGGCGAATTGTTGCAAGGATTGATTCGCCTCGTTCAATGAGTTGTTCGCTTGATCCAGTGAGCTTTTCGCTTTCGTCGATTCGATCTGTAGCTGAATCAACTGATTCTTTAGCGCTGTCAACTCCGTCTTCGATATTATCAACTGACTTTGCGCTGCTTTCAAGTCCTCTTTTGATTGTTTCAATTGATTCTGCAGCTCGTTGTTGCTGCTCTTTAGCTGACTGAAGATCCCTTGCAACTCTGTCAGTTCCGTTTCTGACATCTGATACATCGGTTCTTGGGCCGAACAGATACCATATCCCGAAGCTGATAATAAGAATACTGCAGACACCAATAATAATAGTTTTTTTATCAATTTTTGACACCTCCATAAATTTAACCTCCACTTAAGATTTTTTAAGCAAAATAATCAGTCACGCCTCTTGCAATTGCATGCGCAAAATCAGCTTGTCTATTTGCAAGCAATTGTTCATCGTCATAGTTACTGATAAATGCAGTTTCAACTAACACAGCCGGGCAATCGGTATGTTTTAATACATATAAGCCCTGCGAGTATTTGACACCACGATCAACAGTACCAAGTGAATTTACAATTTGATTTTGAATGCAAGGAGCTAAGGATTCACCTGCTCCGGATCCATAGCAAAATGTTTCTGTCCCCTGTGCGGATAAATTTGTCGCTGCATTACAATGAATTGATACAAACAGATCGGCACCAAATGAATTGCTGGCATTCGTGATATCCACAAGCTCATTTTCTTGTACGAATAAAACTTCATAACCAACTGCTTCTAGGTCCCTACATACGATTTCTCCTATATTTTTTACTACGTCTGCCTCCTGCAGAAATGTTCCTACTGCGCCGCTATCTAGCCCAGGGTAATGCCCTGCATTAATACAAATTTTCATTTTCAACACTCCTATCTGTTTTTAAATTTATTTAAAGTAAGACTTGCTTTATCACGTAAGAAATTAAGTAAATCATTTGCCTGTTCTATCCCTGCGTCTCTTAAATTTTCAAGGATACTTATTGCTTCGGTGATAGCCAAGTACACCCATGTTGCTTTTAGCAGAACAGGGCTTTCAGATGATATAACGATTAATTCATCTGCTTTCACTGCGACAATTGTTAAGATTACGTACACTAAGATTTTACCGACAAATCTATGTTTCATTGCAGATGAGTTAATATACCCCTCGCGAATCGCAGTAGGTATGTCTTTTATGCAGCTAAATAGATCCGTTGATTGCCCATTTTTAGACAAGTGCTCGTAACATATTGCGATCCATCTCGTTATTAAGTCGATAAATACTAGTGTGATAAACGCAGTTAAAGCACTACCGTGAATGCCAGTTAAAATCGGCACTATAAAAGCTATCATTGCTTTGATCACCCACGCATCCAATAAAGTATTAAACGCCTTACATATTGATATCCATAGTTCGTTAAAATTCAAAATAACCACTCTCCAATTTTTTAGTTCCTACTTTTATTACAACTTTTAGACATAAAAAGAGTGAAGATTTCTCTCCACTCAAAGTGATATTAATATTTGATACAGGCTAGTAAAGCTACATTACGAGGGCGAGTTTCTTTATCACCATCTAATGAAGTAGCTACTTCATTAGTACATTTACTTCCGGCTTTGATTGATTCACCTGGCATTTTTCCTGAATATACATTTACCCCATCTTGTTCAGCAGGCAAAACATATCCCGATGTATTAGACCGAAAAGGATAAGATAAAACTGCGTGATCATGTTTCTTTATTGCATCTTGTTGCCCACTTCCAAATACCCGATCATTATCTACTCCGCGCCCTTCGTCAAGTCCACGAATAAATTCACTACGCAGATCAGGTAAGTTAAACGTGGTTTTTCCATCACCCGTCCCAAATGATGTTCCTACCATATTGTACAAATCGGCAAACACATCTCTCGATACTTCACGGCCATCACACAATAACCAACCTTCTGGTGGGAATTGCCTAGCAAAATAATTAACTGTTCCTACTGGATTTTTTTCATTACAACAACACATAAATAAATTTCCTCCTAAATTTTATTGAAGATCGATATATCCAAAGACCTCTCATTTTGTTTATTTATATCTCGTATATCGGCTCTCACCTATATACATTCTTTTAGAATCGATTTTTAAACACCTAAACAGAAAAATTTTTAAACATAAAAAATAGAGCCTCTTTCAGCTCTTTCTAATTTACAATATTTAAATTTCCTTAACACCCTCCCTGTAATTGATTTTGTAGTCTCCATTAGTCAACAGAATAACACGAAGTAAATTATTCTTTGGGTAACCATAATTATAATCTGTGCCATGTACCGCTTTATCCCATGATCCATCACTAGGATCCTCCACAATTCCGCCAAAAATATTGATAGATAACAAATCCAATTTACAGTCATCGGTAACAGCTTCCTGTGATAACAGAATGGCAAAGCCTACTCCATCTACTCCTTCAATTAGAGATTTCCATTTTTCATTTGTGATCTTAGATATCGACTCTGAATCAATGCCTGCAGTTTTTACTGTGCTTAAATTTTTATGATCTATCGTTTCCCATGTATTACTCGTAAAGTTAAATGTTTTATAAGCCAATAAGTCTGTTGTAATAATAAACTTTATTGCACTACTACCATTTACGATTTTTTCAACAGTCACACTATCTATATCATTAAAATCACTAATTGATACTAATGCCTTAGGCAACAATAATTTATCTTTAGGTACTGCCTTTAATTTAACTACCGGTAATTCATCTGTGGCACTTTCTTGCAAGCAGCAACGCCTTGGACGATCTACACCAACCCCTAATTCTTCTAGTTGCCCCTGTGTTGGATAATCTTGCATTCCATAAGTTTTAAATAGATCAACCAATGCAGAATCATTTGCTGGTACACCGAGCCGAGTCCATTTTTCATCTTTACGATAGTAATACCCATTTGTAGAAAAGTCTGTTGTTGCTGGATCAAAATCCGCTAGGTATCTCGCTACGTTTTTTGAAATACGTACATCGCTAATATTACAATTAGGATTAAGATTAAAAGAATTTACTCCAATATCAAGCGTATTCGGAGATTTGGGAAATGATTTTGAATTTGAATATCTGTATATAGCTTTTCCGTTTAAGTAAAGAACAAATGAGTTTACCATTCTAATAAGTGCAACATGATACCATGTTCCAACTACAAGAGTAAGTGGAATCAATTGCGATACTGCCCATCCATCTTCACTAAACGCTATCTGTAGTGCTATTCCCTCAGTTTTTGGTTCATAAGGAGTATCACTTCCACGTAACCCTATAGCAAATGGGCAATATTCACCATATCCCCGTCGAATCAACGTACATGTCGTTGCCTTTGTATTTGGTTTAAACCAAAATTCGACAGTAAAATTAGAATTTCCAAAATCGAAATCTTCATTAGCCGCACATGAAATACCATTATTATTTCCACCTGTATTTCCTACAACTAAACAACCTCCGCTAAATCTCCCACCTGAAACGTTAACTCCTATTCCTTTCCTAGTCCATATTTTCCCCGTTGCATCTACAATGCTCCCGTTTTTCATAACTGATATCTGACTTATTGTATTTTGAGCAACAATGCTTTTATCTGATTTAGCTAAAAATAATTTACTGCCGTTAGCCATTATTCTACTACCCCTTCCTCAATAATCTTAAAAATTGTATCGTCTATATTGCTGTCTTCCGAATATTGACCTTCGCCAGTGAAAGTTGTGATTTTAAGCATTCGATATTCATAATCAGTTTTAAGATGTACCGTACCATCAAAAGCAATATAGGAATCTTGTTCAGCCGAAACATCATCTACAGTAAATTTTTCTCCATCCGTTGCCGAAAAATCAAATAAAGTGCGCTGATTCTTATTGCCGTCAGACGAATTATCAGCAGGCGCAAATTTAAGAATTTCCACTGGAGGCAATTTAAAGTCTGCTGCATTCACAGAAATTTCTAAAGTTGTTTTACCTGTCACACCTAATTTAGTAATTTGCTTTAGTTCACTTCTCGGCTCACCAGTAATTGTTTTACCCTTGTAAATAAAATTTCCATCGTCATCCTCAGAAAATTTATCTAGTTTTTCTTTATCTGCATTTGTATAGTCATTAGTAGATAAGTCTTTCCCTGCTACTTTATCCACTTTTTTAGCCAACGCATTCAAAATTGCAGCAATTGAATTTTCATCATTAGACAACACATCAGCAATCTCTTTAAGAGTATCGAATGCCTCTGGAGCACCATTGATTAAATTCGATATTTTAGTATCTGCATACGCTTTTGCATCTGCTGTAGTTATCAGAGTATCCAGTAATTCCTTTAATCCTGTAATTGCTGTTATTGGATGCTGATCGGATAAATCTCTTCCAGATAAATCGCCATGTTTAACATCAGTGCTGGATCCATTTCCCGTAGTCGAAGCACCAAAATTAAAATTAACTACAGCAACATAAGAATTTTCATCTTCATCTCTTAGCCCGAGAAATCTTACATAAGCGTTTTTATTTGATT from Massilibacillus massiliensis carries:
- a CDS encoding LamG-like jellyroll fold domain-containing protein, producing the protein MYKLDEYTVSLLHFDDGFKDETGKVWTTNGNPIVSSEQSKFGGKSLYLDGSSNLAISNLSDFDFNSGYFTIDWWEYRTNLSGYPTVFSIGDVDYQSIIVGHGNTFSTNDNKNVCYISSNGASWNVMDAFLLGTIDLNTWNHFALVRNGNKFYGFKNGILSGQITSNDSFYLNNNIVSLGKVYKRAPYGFNGFIDEFRISKIARWTGDFDPKPVKKNCLLRITMNDSSEREYELSISEVEAFITWCDRTVDTGEAYYVFDKAVGSQNSKEYLFFEKIISFEVIEIL
- a CDS encoding SOS response-associated peptidase; this translates as MCGRYVIFTDQENKEIMEIIRQVNEKHHGIKLGEIYPTNVAPVILKDDVTAYKWGFPNFAKKGVIINARSETVEDKRMFKTAFHERRCVIPSTGFYEWQGKEKYHFTLPNSPIVYMAGIYTEFADENCFVILTTKANQSMEEIHDRMPLILEQDMIEDWINNDSAAMHILHHEPPALRHKLADQINMPLF
- a CDS encoding phage holin family protein, coding for MNFNELWISICKAFNTLLDAWVIKAMIAFIVPILTGIHGSALTAFITLVFIDLITRWIAICYEHLSKNGQSTDLFSCIKDIPTAIREGYINSSAMKHRFVGKILVYVILTIVAVKADELIVISSESPVLLKATWVYLAITEAISILENLRDAGIEQANDLLNFLRDKASLTLNKFKNR
- a CDS encoding phage tail protein, with protein sequence MCCCNEKNPVGTVNYFARQFPPEGWLLCDGREVSRDVFADLYNMVGTSFGTGDGKTTFNLPDLRSEFIRGLDEGRGVDNDRVFGSGQQDAIKKHDHAVLSYPFRSNTSGYVLPAEQDGVNVYSGKMPGESIKAGSKCTNEVATSLDGDKETRPRNVALLACIKY
- the dinB gene encoding DNA polymerase IV, with the translated sequence MFRTILHVDLNNFYASVECLYRPELKSIPVAVCGDVEARHGIVLAKNYPAKQLGIQTGEAIWQAKQKAKNLVIIPPDFKKYLRFSRMAREIYATYTDQIEPFGIDEAWLDVTSSAKIFGDGESIANMIRQRMKNELGLTVSIGVSFNKIFAKLGSDMKKPDAVTVIAEENFKEIVWPLNVRELLYVGRSTQNKLYSRNVNTIGDLANKNLHDLKLLLGVWGETLWSFANGFDYTHVRKVGEESIIKSIGNSTTTVRDLLNINDVKIIIYILSESVAARLRQHGLKCTTVAISVRDKELYSFDRQSKLSEPTYTSNDIASKAIELFNKNYTWYKPIRSLAVRGANLVTETEHMQIDLFDIAKEKHEKLDKVVDVIRRRFGNGSICRAAMLSDKLLSSFNPKDDHVIHPISFFR
- a CDS encoding N-acetylmuramoyl-L-alanine amidase family protein, whose product is MKICINAGHYPGLDSGAVGTFLQEADVVKNIGEIVCRDLEAVGYEVLFVQENELVDITNASNSFGADLFVSIHCNAATNLSAQGTETFCYGSGAGESLAPCIQNQIVNSLGTVDRGVKYSQGLYVLKHTDCPAVLVETAFISNYDDEQLLANRQADFAHAIARGVTDYFA
- a CDS encoding LamG-like jellyroll fold domain-containing protein codes for the protein MANGSKLFLAKSDKSIVAQNTISQISVMKNGSIVDATGKIWTRKGIGVNVSGGRFSGGCLVVGNTGGNNNGISCAANEDFDFGNSNFTVEFWFKPNTKATTCTLIRRGYGEYCPFAIGLRGSDTPYEPKTEGIALQIAFSEDGWAVSQLIPLTLVVGTWYHVALIRMVNSFVLYLNGKAIYRYSNSKSFPKSPNTLDIGVNSFNLNPNCNISDVRISKNVARYLADFDPATTDFSTNGYYYRKDEKWTRLGVPANDSALVDLFKTYGMQDYPTQGQLEELGVGVDRPRRCCLQESATDELPVVKLKAVPKDKLLLPKALVSISDFNDIDSVTVEKIVNGSSAIKFIITTDLLAYKTFNFTSNTWETIDHKNLSTVKTAGIDSESISKITNEKWKSLIEGVDGVGFAILLSQEAVTDDCKLDLLSINIFGGIVEDPSDGSWDKAVHGTDYNYGYPKNNLLRVILLTNGDYKINYREGVKEI
- a CDS encoding IS3 family transposase (programmed frameshift); its protein translation is MTVEKRPRRSYTDEFKKQVVQLYNNGKRKCDIIREYDIASSLLDKWIQQANNSGSFKEKDNLTTEQIELIELRKRNKYLEMENDIFKASSADLRTKVNVIKANIHKYSVSAMCKVLQIPRSTYYYEAKANPDESKLVANIVDIFKASRNNYGTRKIKSDLKDRNIIASRRRIGRIMRQEGLISSYTTAQFRPQKDTCNESKTKNVVDRQFSEQPYRNAIVSDLTYVRVGMSWNYICVLIDLFNREIIGYSAGRNKTADLVKQAFQTVRGNLKDIQIFHTDRGNEFKNRTIEEILEAFEIQRSLSHKGCPYDNAVAEATFKIIKTEFIRNQTFHSLNHLQIELADYVNWFNNHRIHSSLGYLTPVKYRINTLKKVV